A window of Marinobacter sp. es.042 genomic DNA:
CACATCCGCCTACATCTGGTACCAGAACGGTGCCTTCTACAATCATTCTCGTGTCGGCCCGATCGAGAGGATCGCAGACCTGGCCGGTCTTGACGTGGTGACCTTCCGCGAAGGGGTCGATGTGCTGGGAATCAGCGACAACGTGCCCGAGTTCGCCTCCCTCACCGAGATCGCCGATCAGACCATTCACTCCCGGCTACTGTTTATGGGCCGTGTCGATGCGATCCTGGCCGACGGATTCGTGGTCGCGGAAGTGAATCGTAGAATCTTCAACGAAAAGCGCCGTGGTGAAAGCTGGCCCTCGCAGTCTGATGCTTTTCGTTTCGCGCCAATCTTCAACCCGGCGCCGCACAAGATGGTTTTTCGGGACGCCGCACTCGCGGCTGCTTTTGATCAATGCTTCGACGACGTGCGCCAGTCGGGTGTGATTGGTCGCATCAATCAGAAATACATCGACAAGTATCAGAATGTACTGCGCTTCAGATACCTGGGGCGTTAAGGACAGGCTCCTGAAGACATGAGCCTGGCGATTCAAAGCCGTCGCAATGGTTTTTTAGTGGGTAACTTTTTCGGGAGATCTCGCTTTCGGCTTATCGGAAGCCGATTTCCTTTTTGACGGTTGCCTTGGTTTCCTGGCTACCGGGGCTGGCGGTGCCGGCTCGTTGCGCAAGTAAGCCCCGGGCGCCGGTTCAATCACCGGCAGATTGCCCTCTCCCGGAATGCGAGCCTTAACCTCACCGCCACCGAACTGCTCGGCCCAAGCCACCCAATCTGGCCACCAGGAACCTTCAAACTGCTCGGCACCTTTCAGCCATTCCTCTGGATTGGCCGGGTTGTCTTCGTTGAGGCGATAACCGTACTTCTTTTTCTCGGGCGGATTGATGATGCCGGCAATGTGCCCTGAACCGCCGAGGACAAAACGCAACGGGCCGCCCAGGTTACGTGCGCCTTTGTAGCAGGAGATCCAGGGTGCGATGTGGTCCTCAATCGCAGATGCAAAGTAGGCGGGGGCCTTCACCTTTCTCAAATCGATCGGTGTACCCGCCAGTGTAATACCCCCGGGCTCACGCAGCCGGTTGTTCAGGTACATATTGCGGAGGTAAAAGCTGTGCATGGCCGCTGGCATGCGGGTGGCGTCCGAGTTCCAGTACAACAGGTCAAAGGGCGCAGTGTCGCGGCCGAGAAGGTAATTATTGACGAAAAAAGACCATATCAGACTGTTGGCCCGCAGCATGTTGAAGGCCGTTGCCATGGAAGCGCCTTCAAGATAGCCCTGTTTGTTCATGGCCTTCTCGATTTTGGCAATAGAGTCCTCGTCGATGAAGACTTCGAGATCGCCGACTTCCGAGAAATCCATCATGCTGTTGAGAAACGTCGCGCTTTTTACGCGATCATCCCCGCGAGCCGCCAGCCAGGCCAGTGTGCAACCAAGCAGGGTGCCACCAATGCAGTATCCCACCGTGTTGATTTCTCGCTCACCGGTTGCCTGTTCAATGGCATCCATCGCGGCGACCGGACCTTCGAGCATGTAGTCTTCAAAGGTCTTGTGTGCCAACTCCGGGCCGGGATTTACCCAGGAAACCACAAACACGGTGTGGCCCTGTTCCACCCAATAACGGATGAAGGATTTTTTCTCGCCAAGATCGAGGATGTAATACTTGTTGATCCAGGGCGGTATCACCAGTAAGGGCCGGCGATGGACGGTCTCGGTGGTCGGCCGGTATTGGATGAGTTGCATCAGGTCGTTCTGGAACACCACGTCGCCAGGTGTGTTGGCCAGATTGTCGCCCACTTCAAACGCATCCGGATCGGACATGCGGAAAGGCATCGGGCCCTTGCCCTCGTCCAGATCACGCAGCAGGTTGGCGAGGCCTCGCAGGAGGTTCTTGCCTCGTGTCTTGACGGTTGTGCGCAACACTTCCGGATTGCTCAGAATGAAGTTGCTGGGTGCGAGGGCGTCGGTCATCTGGCTGGTGAAAAAACGGACTTTCCGTCTATCGTGATCATCCAGATCCCGGACATCGTCGATGGTGTCCATAACCCAGCGACTTGACAGTAAATACGCCTGCTTGAGGGCGTTGAAGGCGATGACGTCGTTCCAGGCCTGGTCACGGAAGCGACCGTCGCCAGGCTCGGGTTCGGCTACGGTCAACGGTTTCTTGCCAATACCGCTGGCCAGAATGCCAGACCAGAACAGACTGGTGTCTTTGAGCAGCCGCATCTGTGCAAACAGAAGCGTGTCTGGCTGGGTAGCAAGCTTGCCGGTCAGCGTCACGAAGGGCCTGGTCATGCTGCCTACGCTGGCCGGATTGGGTGGGCCACCGCGCAAACGCCGCATTATGGAGCGCTTGAGCAGGTGACCACCATGGACACCCACTCGCGCCAGAGAGCGGCTTACCACATTGGGTTCGAAGTCAGGCGTTGATTGCTTTTTTATTGGTTTGTCAGCCATTTTTTCGCCTTCTGTCTTTCAGGTGTTACATGTAAACGCCGCCGTTAACGTTGATCTGCTGGCCGGTGATGTAATCGCCTTCTGCGGCCAGGAAGACCACGGCGCGGGCAATTTCCTCCGGCTTGCCAAAACGACCCATCGGAACCCTGGCAATGATCTGTTCACGGATATTTTCCGGGACCTGGGCCAGCATTTCGGTTTCAGTGAAGCCCGGGGCAATGGCATTGACCGTGATGTTGTACTTTGCCATTTCCAGTGCCAGGGTCTTGGTAAACGCAATAATGCCCCCCTTGCTGGCCGCATAGTTGGCTTGCCCGAAGTTGCCCGCCTGCCCGACGAAAGACGTGATGTTGATGATGCGACCGTATTTCTGATCCATCATGATCTTCAACACTTCGGAGCATGTGGCGTAGACGCTGCCCAGATTGGTGTCGAGAACGTCGTTCCAATCATCGTCGGTAAGCTTCTTCATGGACTTGTCTTTGGTGATGCCGGCGTTGTTCACGAGGATATCGATGCGGCCCCACTGTTCCTGAACCTGGCGAACCAGGCTGCGCGCTTCCGGCATTTTTGACAGGTCTGCTTTGAAGGAGAGTGCCCGTACGCCGGTTGCCTCAATTTCTTTGGCGACTTCTTCGCCTTCAGACTGGCGTGAACGGTAATTGATGGCGACGTCGGCACCGCGTTGGGCAAGTTGCAGTGCGATGTGACGACCGATGCCGCGTGAGGCACCGGTTACGAGGGCGACCTTGCCCTTGAGGTCTTGCATGACATCCTCCCTGGAGCGATAGCTCGCTTTGAGTGTTAATTTTTATTATCGATAACCTCATTCAAGCTAGCAGAGCACCTGAGTCGCGACAAGAAAATGTGATTCCCGTCACGCTTCCCGTATGAACGTCTTGAGCCGAGGCGCAATGGATTCGCGCCATTGGCTGCCGTTGAAGACGCCGTAGTGGCCAACCCCCTTTTGCAGATGGTGCAGACGCCTGGCATCCGGGATGTTCACGCACAGGTCGTGGGCGGCCCGGGTCTGTCCTGGACTGGAAATGTCATCTTTCTCGCCTTCGATTGTCATCAATGCCGTGTTTTCAATGGCGGCCGGGTTCACTTTTCGGCCCCGGTGCATGAAGCAACCCCGGGCAAGGTGGAACTCCTGAAAGACACGTTGGATAGTGTCGAGGTAGTAAGTGGCCGGCAGATCCATGACAGCGAGGTACTCGTCGTAGAACTCACGATGGCGCCTGATTTTCTCGACTTCCTTATTCCGCATGGACTTGAACAGGCCCCGGTAGGCGTCAACGTGGCGGTCGAAGTTCATGTTCACGAAACCGGTCAGCTGCAGAAAGCCGGGATAGACTTTCCGCATGGCTCCCGGATAAGGCGCGGGCACAGGGTGAACCAGATTGCGCCGGAACCACGCCAGATTGTGTTTAGTGGCCAACTCGCATGGCGCGGTGGGGTCGACGCGTCCATCTATGGGGCCGCTCATCAGGGCGAGTGAGCGTGGTGTCGCGGGGTTATTATCCTCGGCCATGATGGCGGTAGCAGCGAGCACTGGCACGACTGGTTGGCAAACCGCCAATACATGAGTGTCCGGCCCAAGCTCTTCAATGAAATCGATCACGTAGTCGATATAGTCGTCCAGCCCAAAGTCGCCCGCGGAGAGAGGAACCCTGCAGGCATCACGCCAGTCGGTGATGTAGACGTCGTGGTCTGGCAGCATTTCCTTCACAGTGCCGCGCAGCAGTGAGGCAAAGTGCCCGGACAAGGGCGCAACGATCAGGAGTTTCGGGTCATCGGGGCGAGATACGCTGCGCTGGAAATGCTTGAGCTGGGCAAAGGGTTTGCGTTTGACGATGACTTCACTGATGTCGACCTCCTCCCCATCGCACACCGTTGTGTGCAGATTGAAGGCCGGTTTCGGGTAGCGTCGGGTCAGGTCGCCGAACACGCCGTAGGCGGAAGCAATACTGCGAGCGCCAGGTAAGCGGGACAAAGGGCTGAGAGGATGCCTGAGCAATTTGCTCTGTGCGTCTGTCATCATGCGCAAGGGCATCAGCGCGGCACGGCTCATTTCATGGGCAAAATACATCATGATACTGTCCTGCTTGAGTTATGGAGTCCGGAAGTCAACGCAAAACTCAACAGCCATCGATTTCCGCGCTCGATCTTTGATACCCGATGCTCATAGAGATCCGGGCGAAACAGATACAATCTTCCAAAAAGGTTGAAAATATTCTTGTCGCAGATGAATTCGCCACCGGCTTTGGGTTTCGCCAGAACCCAATTGAGTTTGTAGAGCCGGCCCTCGGAAACCATGTCCACGTGCGGCCCTACCTTGTGGCCTTCTGGATATCGGACCAGGTATATATTCAGGCGTCTGGAATGAAAGAGAATCCGGGTTTTTACTTTTGCAGGCATGGTAGTGGCATACGCTCTAACAGAATCGCTATCAGCAGTTTGCGCGCTGTGCGGCCCGTTGGTCAATTATGGCCGGGAACTCGCTCGTACAAAGATGAGGATTTGAACTGATGGCCAGAGCATCAGGTGGTCGCAAGCTTTTGCGATGGTTTTTGCTGCTATGCGCTGGCGCTATCGTGCTGGTGCTGTTGGTGGTTCTGATGTTCCGGTTCGTAAATCCACCCACCTCGGCCTTCATGCTGGGTTATCAGCTTCAGGGCGCGAACAAATCCCTCGCCCACGAATGGGTGCCCATGCGCGAGATCTCTCCCTGGATGCCGCTGGCGGTGGTTGCCAGCGAGGACCAGCGATTCCCGCACCATATCGGCGTGGATTTTGAGGCGGTTCGCCAGGCGCTCTCGGAGTATCGCGCCGGCGACGGGCTTCGAGGAGCCAGTACCATCACCCAGCAAACGGCCAAGAACCTCTTTCTCTGGAACGGTCGCAGTTTCATTCGCAAGGCCATCGAGGCGGGGTTGGCGCTTGTAATAGACGGCCTCTGGTCAAAACAGCGGGTACTGGAAGTTTATCTGAATATTGCCGAGTTTGGCCCCGGAATTTATGGCGTTGAAGCCGCCAGCCAGGCCTACTTCGGCAAGCCTGCCCGTCACCTTACCGAGTACCAGGCCGCGCTGCTCGCGGCCGTACTCCCGAATCCGAAAGTCCTGCGGGTCAATTCGCCATCGTCGTATGTTATGGAGCGAGTGGCCTGGATTCGGGGCCAGATTGCACAGCTGGGTGCTGGATACCTGCGAGATCTCTAGTCTTGCAGATGAGCAGATTTATTGGCGTGACCCCTAGCGCGGACTCGTTGATACTAGGGGTATTGCAGGACCACTTATTTTTAAAGGATTGCACGAATGTCTCTCTTCCCCGACGACAACGGCGAGAACGATCTGTTCATGTCACGAACCGACCCGGAAAACCCGCTGGGCACCCATGCCCCCTACAGTTTCGAGTTGGAAGGCAAGATCTGGCCAACCGTGGAACACTATTTCCAGGGAATGAAGTTCACCGACGACAACCGCCAGGAAAAGGTGCGCAACGCCGATACTCCCGGTAAGGCAGGAAAGCTTGGGCGCAAGCGCCACAAGAGCCTGCGTCGGGATTGGAAACAGGTGCGCGAAACCGTTATGACGCGGGGGATCTACGTGCGTTGCCGAACCCACCCCGAGCTGGCGGAGGCTCTGCTGGATACCGGCGATACGAAAATTGTTGAAAACAGTAATTTCGATTATTTCTGGGGTTGTGGCCGGGATCGGCGGGGTGAAAACCGGTACGGGAAAGTGTTGATGAATGTGCGGGCGAAGTTGCGGGAAGAGCAAGAATCCGCGAGCTGATCCCTGCAGATCGGTGCTATTTTTTACGGTTAGGCATGTAGCTATTTTGGACGTGTTTTCTTGCGAAGAAGGTCAGTTCGTATAAAGTATAGGTGTGGGCACGTCGTTCTTTCTAGCCAACCCAACAAAGAGCCTTGCAGGGAAGATTTGGCTTTTGCAACCCATCAAGCACGGACGGTAACCGAGATTCTGGTCTTGAACGTTTATCGTCAACCAGCCTTATTTCCGCTTGTTGTGGGCCTGCTCTACTATCTGGGTGCCTGGGTTGGTGTTCATTATGCTGCTCTGGAGAGCGGTATCGTGGTGCTTTGGCCGCCGAACGCCGTACTGCTCGCAGCGCTGCTGAGTCAGCCGAGGAGCCGCTGGTGGCTATTTGTCCTTGTTGTTATGGCTGCAGAGGTTGCGGCCGATATCTCGGTATTTTCTCTATTCCACGCGCTGCTATTCGGCACTATCAACATCGCCGAGTGCGTGCTTGCCGCCAGCCTGATTCGGTGGTTTCTTGATCGAAATCTCGATTGGAGTGAGCCCAAGGACCTGAGTCTCTTTCTGATTACCGTCTTTTTTATTGCGTCGCCTCTCGCCGCACTCGGTGGGGCGTCGATCTACTTTTTCCTGCTGGAAAGAGATACTCCCTTTCTGACGTTGTGGCGGCTTTGGTGGGTCGGAGACGCGACCGGCTTAATCATCTTGACGCCTTTTCTGCACATGATTTTCAGTTCGGGCCTTTTGAAACAAGCGGTCAACAGTAACTGGCGTGTACGTCTGGAACTTGTTGCCGCGTGGGTAATCGGCCTCATAGTCTGTTACCTGATTTTTATGTTTGACCTGGCTTCGGAGGATTACCTGGCGCTGTCCCCTCTGGCAGTTGTCGTGGCGCCCGCATGGGTTGCTGTCCGTTTTGGGCCGTTCGCCGGTTACCCTCTGGCTACAGCCGTGGCAATGTTCGTTGCTTTTGCCTCTGCTTCGGGAGTTGGCCCTTTTGTTGGTGAACCACAGGACCACAGCGCCTTATTGACTCAGGAATTTATTATCATTTTTACCGTCCTATTGCTTTTCGTCGCTGCCTTCGTGGACCAGAACCGTCGAAAATCTGGCGAGCTCAAAAAAGCTCTGGTAAAAGTCCAGCACCTGAACCAAGAACTGGAAGAAAGAGTCCAGCAGCGCACTCAGGAGCTATCCGATGCTAATCAACAACTCCAGGCACTTGCACTTACAGACGAACTGACGGGCATCCCCAACCGACGACGGATGCGAGTGCTGGGGGAAGAAGAGGCAAGGCGCAGCGAACGATCGGGCAGGCCTTTCAGCGTGATGCTGATGGATATCGATCACTTCAAGCAGGTTAATGACCAGCACGGGCACGCGGTTGGTGATGAATGCCTCAAAGCCTTTGTCCGAGCCATTTCACCTTCTCTGAGATCTATTGATCGCTTTGGGCGCTGGGGTGGAGAAGAGTTCATGATTGTCGTGCCGGATTCCGATCATGTGGATCTTCTTAGCCTCAGTGAAAAAGTGCTCGAATGCACGCGGGATATCGTGGTTGACGTCGATAATCAGAAAGTAGGCTTTACAGTATCGATCGGTGTTGCCGAGTGGCACCACGCCACCTTTGATAAACTGGTGTCGGAGGCCGACGATGCTCTCTACCGGGCAAAAGCAAAAGGCAGGGATCGCGTAGAGATCAACTTGCGGGGCCTCCGTGTGACCGAGTAGCAAGGCGGCAGTGGGCTAGGTGCTAAGATTCAGGCCCATTTCCCAGAAGTCAATCTCAAGCCGGGTGGCGTCGCTAAAAATCCGGCTCAGCTCTTTGAAGCGGGCAGGGGAGACATGGGCCAGTCGCTCGTTGAGCCACTCAATCTCGGCCTGCATGGCTTCCTGGAACTCCTCGCTTTCATACATCGCTATCCAGGCGTCATAGGGATTGCTGTCGCCTCGGATAGTCTCCGCTCGGCTGTTAAGCCAGTTGGCGATTTCACCGTATCCCACCATGCATGGTGACAGGGCGACGTGCAGATCCAGAAGGTCGCCGCGGTTGCCGGTATCCAGAACGTAACGTGTGTAGGCCAGTGTGGCCCGGGCTTCCGGCAGTTCGGCCAGCTCTTGTTCGGAAATACCCCATTCCTTGCAGAAGCTGACATGCAGATCCAGTTCCACATCCAGGATGGCCTGCAAACCGTCCTTGGCCTGGCGGAGGTCCGACAGTGTCGGGCTTTTATAGGCGGCCAGCGCAAAGGCACGCGCGAACTGGATCAGGAACAGGTAGTCCTGCTTGAGGTAATGCTGGAACGCTTCGGGCTCCAGCGACGCATCACCCAATTGCTGCACGAAGTCGTGCTGGATGTACGCCTGCCACTCGGACTGGCAGCTTCGTTTCAGATCGTCAAACTGGTAAGGCATGGAGTCTCCCGAAAACACTCTTGGTTCAGTAGCACGAATTGGGGGATGAGTCCGGATTGATTTCGCCGGCGACTTCTTCCGGGTCAATGCCGTGACGGGTCAGCACTTCCCGCACAAAGTTCACCTGAGAGAGAATTCTGTCAGCGTCATCCCCGTATTCAAACCGGTTGATCTCGACCGGCTGGGGCATGAAGGTGAAGGCGGTTTTCAGAGCGGTGAGTGTATCTTCATCGACCATTGGCATACTCCTCATGCGGTTTGAGTGACTCATGAGGAGTATACGCAAGTCTTCCAGTAAAGACCGCTGTCCCTGACCAAGCGGGCTTGCCTTACGGTATGGCCTGTTCAAGCTTTCCTGCGGCTTGATGCCACCAGTGAGCCCAGCACCACAAGTACTGCTGCCAGGGGCAGCCGCCAGTCCGGCGCTGCAATTCCGGCGAGCACCAGGAAAAGGGCCGCCAGCACTGGTACCGCGTAGGCGAGACTGCCCACCAGGGCTGTGGGCCCCTTCCGGAGAGCCAGGTCCCAGGCCACCATGGCCAGCCCGTATGGCCCCAGACCGAGGGCGACGCCTGCGGCGAGAGCCGTTCCTGACGGCACCACGGCGGCAGAGCCGGAAACGGTATCCGCGGCCGCTGCCCCGGCACCGGCGAGAAGGAACAGCCCGGGCATGACAGGAGCTACAGCAACAGGTGTGGCCTGGCAGATCCATGAATACAGCGCCCAGCATCCCCCGGCCACAAGAGCTAGCCCGTAACCCGTCAGATTGCCCGAGAAACCATTATTCAGGGCCTCCGGGCCCAGCAGCAAAGCCGCGCCGGAAAAGGCAATCAGTGCCCCCGCAATAACCGGGAGGGCGATCCGCCGATGAAAGGCCCACTGGCTGATCAGGATGAACATGACCGGCCAGGTATAGGTGATCAATGACGCCTCTGCGGTGGGTGCCATGCCAAGCCCGGCCAGGTAGGCGCCGACCGCCCCCAGAACCAGCAAAGGCACAAGGCCGAAAATCACCAGTTTCCATTGCCAGGACACTTTCACAGATTTACGCGCTTCGCGGCCCCGGAAACTCATGGGCAGCACGGCCAGTGCGCCACTGATCAGGGCGATGGTCGTAAGCTGAAAGGGCGGGATGGAACGCGCTGCATCGACCAGCAAAGGGGCAACAGCCCAAAGAACGACGGCAACCAGAGCCGCGATGATGCTCAGGATGTTGGGCAAACGTATGGGCGCGTTGACAATCCTCATGGGCAGTCCTCCTTTAGCTGGTGTGTTGTGATCTGACAGCGGGAGGATATACTCGCTTGAGATATCACAAAAACAACGTTTAGTGATTAAAAGCATCACAGGAGTTGATGAATTGCGTCCCCGTATTCTGGATCTGAACGTGCTGCAAACACTGGTGGCCATTGCCGACACGGGAACGGTAACCGCGGCGGCTGACCGGCTTGCCTATACCCAGTCAACCGTCAGCATGCAGTTGCATCGCCTGGAAGCCCTGTTGGAGGTGTCCCTTCACGAGCGAGAGGGCCGGAGTATTCGGTTTACCGCGGAGGGCGAGCAACTGATCGGTTACGCCCGGAAGATGCTGGCCCTTAACAACGAGGCACTGGATTCGCTCAGGCAGCGGCAGGTATCGGGGCAGCTGAGCCTGGGTATCCCGGAAGACTATGCGTTTCTGCTGACCTCCGTTCTCTCCCATTTCAGCCAGCTGTTCCCGGCGGTTCAGCTGCAGGTTATCTGCGGATCAAGCGTCAGGCTGCTGGAGCAGGTGCAGGCTGGTGAGCTGGACCTGGCGGTTGTGACCCGTCAGACCCGCTCTCCCGGGGGCGAAGTGATTCGCCGGGAGCCACTGGTGTGGGCGGTTGGCGCCGAGAAACAGCCGTCCCTGACAGATCCCATTCCTCTCGCGCTTTACTCGCCGGGCGCTGATGTGTTCAGAGAGGTGGCAGAACAGGCGCTGTTTTCTGCGGGTCGGCAATGGCGCCTGGCATACTCAAGCCAGTCGATGACAGGATTGATGCCCGTTGTCGTGGCCGGATTGGCGGTGGTGCCCGTAACCCGCGATATGCTCACGCCCCAGCTGCGGGTTCTGGACGAACGAAGCGGTATGCCGGCCCTGCAATCCATTGAGATGGCCCTGCATCGGCCGTCGGGCCGTCCGACTGAACCGGCCCGGCAGATGGCAGAGCTGATCCGGGAACATCTGGCGGGAGATGGCTGATCTGTCTCCGTGTTAGGCTGGCAGTATCGTGTCTAAACGCAATGAACGGGATACCCCATGAAAACGATCAACATCGACATTGTTTCCGACATCGCCTGCCCCTGGTGCGCGATTGGTTATGCCCGTCTGGAACAGGCCATGAAACAGTTGGCGGATGATTACGAATTCGGCCTTCAGTGGCATGCCTTTGAACTCAACCCGGATCACACTGGCGAGGGCGAGCCCATCCTCCCGGCTCTGGCACGCAAGTACGGCCGTAGTGAGGAGGAAATGCGCGCCACCCAGAACCAGATGATGACGATTGCTAGGGATCTCGGACTTAATTTTGAAAAGATGCAGGAGCGTTTCACCTGCAATACCTTCGACGCCCATCGGCTGGTGAAGTGGGCGGCTGAGCAGGGCAAGCAGACGGAAATGAAGCAGGCGCTCTTCGAGGCTTACTTTGGAAAGGCGGAAGACGTTTCAGACCAGGACGTGTTGCTGGCCTGTGTCGAGAGCCTGGGGCTGGACCGCGCGAGGGCAAAGCAGATTCTGGATTCCGATGAATTCGCCAACGTGGTACGCGAGGATGAAGCAACTTATCAACAGGCTGGTGTTTCTTCGGTGCCGGCCTTCATCGTGAACGGCAAATACCTGATCTCCGGCGCCCAGGAACCCGACACCCTGGTTCAGGCATTCGAAGAAATCAGCGCAAAGCCTGAGTGAGCACCTTCGTTGGAGAGAGAATGCCGAAACCATCCGAAGCCCGGCAACGGGCCATTCTGGCACGGCTGGATAAGTTCAGCCGTTTTACCGATAGCAACATCGCTATTCCGTTCACCAATGTACGGATTGGCGCGGAGGCCGTGATTGGCCTGCTGCCCGTGGTCGGGGACGCCGTGGGCCTGGTCCTGGCCGGATACGTACTGGTGGAAGCGCAGCGAGCAGGCGCCACCAAGGCGGTGAAGATGCGCATGTTGCGGAACATGGGCATCGACTTTCTCGGCGGTCTGTTGCCAGTGGTAGGCGATGCCTTCGACGCGGTTTACAAAGCCAACACCCGCAACACCCGTCTGCTTCGTAACTACCTGGAAAAGGAGTTGGCGATTGAACCTCCGCCTCCGCCTTTCCCCTGGCGGACCGTGATTGGTTTATCCGTGCTGTTCGCTGTGGTGACCGGCGGCCTCACGCTTTTATTCTGAGCCGCATGCTGCTCTTAAAGCATCAGGCCGGTTTCCGGATGGGAGGCCTCCCGCCGGACCAACACCTTCCCGTCCCTTACAGACGCCAGCACCGGTCGCTGCCCGAGCAGCACTTCATAGGGCGTGGCCCCCTGAAGAACCACGCATCGTGCTGGCATCCCTTCGTCAATGCCATACTCATCAAGGTCAAGCGCAGCCGCGCCATTCTCGGTGATCAGCTCCAGTGAACGGTCGATCCAGCTCATACCCAGCATATGGCAGGCGTGCAGGCCGACATCAAGGGTCCGGAGCATGTTGCCGTTGCCCATTGGATACCAGGGGTCGCGAATTGAGTCCTGGCCAAAGGCCACCTTCAGTCCGGCATCAAGCAGCTCGGGGACCCGGGTGATGCCACGGCGTTTGGGATAGCTGTCGAATCGGCCCTGCAAATGCAGGCTTTCAGTGGGCATGGAAAGAAAGCGCAGGCCGGACTTTTTCAGCAATCGAAACAGGCGGCTGCAGTAGGCATCGTTATAGGAGCCCATGGCACAGGTATGGCTGGCGGATACCCTGGAACCGTAGTCGAGTCTCAGGGCCTCGGCGGCCAGAACTTCGAGGAACCGGGATTCCGGATCATCAATTTCGTCGCAGTGAACATCCACCAGTCGGTCGTTTTTATGGGCAAGCTCCATCAGCCAGCGAACCGACTCCGCACCGTAATCCCGGGTAAACTCGAAGTGGGGAATGCCACCAACCACATCAGCGCCGAGACGCACGGCTTCTTCCATGAGTTCACGCCCGTTTTTGAAAGACCAGATGCCCTCCTGGGGAAACGCGACGATCTGCAGGTCAATGAAGGCTGCGGTCTGTTCGCGAACCTCAAGCATGGCCTTGAGGGCAGTCAGGTTCGGATCAGTCACATCCACGTGAGTACGCACGTACTGGATGCCATGGGCGGCAAAGAGCTTCAGCGTCTGGCTGGCGCGACTGATCACATCGTCGTGGCTCAGGGTTGTCTTGCGCTCGGACCAGCACTCAATGCCTTCAAACAGGGTGCCGCTCTTGTTCCATCGCGGTTCCCCAGCGGTCATCGCGGCGTCGAGATGGATGTGTGGCTCCACGAAAGGGGCTGTGACCAGATTGCCCCCGGCATCCAGTTCGCCTTCATTGACGGTGGTATTCTCGGCTTGGGCGGTGATACCTGAAAAGCGTCCGTTGC
This region includes:
- a CDS encoding transporter substrate-binding domain-containing protein: MKISTLAQCFLFLLSGLPLAANSEPLPRLTVLAAEIPGAAEPNLQGRDIELVLATFVECGFEAEFIMQPFERHARTYRDRQDFDAVATVPLHWRLPGYSTSAYIWYQNGAFYNHSRVGPIERIADLAGLDVVTFREGVDVLGISDNVPEFASLTEIADQTIHSRLLFMGRVDAILADGFVVAEVNRRIFNEKRRGESWPSQSDAFRFAPIFNPAPHKMVFRDAALAAAFDQCFDDVRQSGVIGRINQKYIDKYQNVLRFRYLGR
- a CDS encoding PHA/PHB synthase family protein, producing MADKPIKKQSTPDFEPNVVSRSLARVGVHGGHLLKRSIMRRLRGGPPNPASVGSMTRPFVTLTGKLATQPDTLLFAQMRLLKDTSLFWSGILASGIGKKPLTVAEPEPGDGRFRDQAWNDVIAFNALKQAYLLSSRWVMDTIDDVRDLDDHDRRKVRFFTSQMTDALAPSNFILSNPEVLRTTVKTRGKNLLRGLANLLRDLDEGKGPMPFRMSDPDAFEVGDNLANTPGDVVFQNDLMQLIQYRPTTETVHRRPLLVIPPWINKYYILDLGEKKSFIRYWVEQGHTVFVVSWVNPGPELAHKTFEDYMLEGPVAAMDAIEQATGEREINTVGYCIGGTLLGCTLAWLAARGDDRVKSATFLNSMMDFSEVGDLEVFIDEDSIAKIEKAMNKQGYLEGASMATAFNMLRANSLIWSFFVNNYLLGRDTAPFDLLYWNSDATRMPAAMHSFYLRNMYLNNRLREPGGITLAGTPIDLRKVKAPAYFASAIEDHIAPWISCYKGARNLGGPLRFVLGGSGHIAGIINPPEKKKYGYRLNEDNPANPEEWLKGAEQFEGSWWPDWVAWAEQFGGGEVKARIPGEGNLPVIEPAPGAYLRNEPAPPAPVARKPRQPSKRKSASDKPKARSPEKVTH
- the fabG gene encoding 3-oxoacyl-[acyl-carrier-protein] reductase produces the protein MQDLKGKVALVTGASRGIGRHIALQLAQRGADVAINYRSRQSEGEEVAKEIEATGVRALSFKADLSKMPEARSLVRQVQEQWGRIDILVNNAGITKDKSMKKLTDDDWNDVLDTNLGSVYATCSEVLKIMMDQKYGRIINITSFVGQAGNFGQANYAASKGGIIAFTKTLALEMAKYNITVNAIAPGFTETEMLAQVPENIREQIIARVPMGRFGKPEEIARAVVFLAAEGDYITGQQINVNGGVYM
- a CDS encoding polyhydroxyalkanoate depolymerase, producing the protein MMYFAHEMSRAALMPLRMMTDAQSKLLRHPLSPLSRLPGARSIASAYGVFGDLTRRYPKPAFNLHTTVCDGEEVDISEVIVKRKPFAQLKHFQRSVSRPDDPKLLIVAPLSGHFASLLRGTVKEMLPDHDVYITDWRDACRVPLSAGDFGLDDYIDYVIDFIEELGPDTHVLAVCQPVVPVLAATAIMAEDNNPATPRSLALMSGPIDGRVDPTAPCELATKHNLAWFRRNLVHPVPAPYPGAMRKVYPGFLQLTGFVNMNFDRHVDAYRGLFKSMRNKEVEKIRRHREFYDEYLAVMDLPATYYLDTIQRVFQEFHLARGCFMHRGRKVNPAAIENTALMTIEGEKDDISSPGQTRAAHDLCVNIPDARRLHHLQKGVGHYGVFNGSQWRESIAPRLKTFIREA
- a CDS encoding 2OG-Fe(II) oxygenase, which produces MPAKVKTRILFHSRRLNIYLVRYPEGHKVGPHVDMVSEGRLYKLNWVLAKPKAGGEFICDKNIFNLFGRLYLFRPDLYEHRVSKIERGNRWLLSFALTSGLHNSSRTVS
- the mtgA gene encoding monofunctional biosynthetic peptidoglycan transglycosylase — protein: MARASGGRKLLRWFLLLCAGAIVLVLLVVLMFRFVNPPTSAFMLGYQLQGANKSLAHEWVPMREISPWMPLAVVASEDQRFPHHIGVDFEAVRQALSEYRAGDGLRGASTITQQTAKNLFLWNGRSFIRKAIEAGLALVIDGLWSKQRVLEVYLNIAEFGPGIYGVEAASQAYFGKPARHLTEYQAALLAAVLPNPKVLRVNSPSSYVMERVAWIRGQIAQLGAGYLRDL
- a CDS encoding NADAR family protein encodes the protein MSLFPDDNGENDLFMSRTDPENPLGTHAPYSFELEGKIWPTVEHYFQGMKFTDDNRQEKVRNADTPGKAGKLGRKRHKSLRRDWKQVRETVMTRGIYVRCRTHPELAEALLDTGDTKIVENSNFDYFWGCGRDRRGENRYGKVLMNVRAKLREEQESAS